In Candidatus Babeliales bacterium, a single genomic region encodes these proteins:
- the mraY gene encoding phospho-N-acetylmuramoyl-pentapeptide-transferase: MLSSLLFSLLLGDFFLGLSQRFFRSKAREYTPQAHRAKDNKPTMGGVLILVVVVINTLLWCDILRIQVWIFLFCILGFGAVGFWDDWNKIRHHTGINSGTKFKLQLLTATSVVLALVFCTSFSTELIFPFFKHFNPNVGYLFIPWAVFIIVGCSNAVNLTDGLDGLAIGSLLPNFATFSLICYFAGHYGIAHYLHIPFAGSAEIAIIGAILIGSSLGFLWYNTYPAQIFMGDVGSLALGAALALMAIMAKQELLLPLAGGLFVVETVSVILQVFSIRYLGKRIFKMAPIHHHFELLGWPESKITARFGIISLVLCLLTIITLKLR; the protein is encoded by the coding sequence TTGCTTAGTTCATTGCTCTTTTCGCTCTTGTTAGGGGACTTTTTTTTAGGGCTTTCTCAACGATTTTTTCGTTCTAAAGCACGAGAATACACCCCGCAAGCTCATCGTGCAAAGGATAATAAGCCAACCATGGGGGGGGTTTTAATTTTGGTCGTAGTAGTGATTAATACCTTATTATGGTGTGATATACTACGGATACAAGTATGGATTTTTCTGTTTTGCATCTTGGGATTTGGCGCAGTAGGTTTTTGGGATGATTGGAATAAAATTCGCCACCATACAGGTATTAACTCTGGAACAAAATTTAAATTACAGCTGTTAACTGCTACTAGTGTGGTATTAGCGCTAGTTTTTTGCACTTCTTTTTCAACGGAACTTATCTTTCCTTTTTTTAAGCATTTTAACCCTAACGTGGGTTATTTATTCATTCCTTGGGCAGTTTTTATTATTGTCGGCTGTAGTAATGCGGTCAACTTGACGGATGGGCTTGATGGGCTTGCTATTGGATCATTATTACCAAATTTTGCGACATTTTCATTAATCTGTTATTTTGCTGGTCATTATGGAATTGCACATTATTTACATATCCCTTTCGCTGGTTCGGCTGAAATTGCCATCATTGGAGCTATTTTGATAGGATCTTCGCTAGGTTTTTTATGGTATAATACATATCCAGCACAAATATTTATGGGTGATGTTGGATCATTGGCATTAGGAGCAGCTCTTGCGTTGATGGCAATTATGGCAAAACAGGAACTTTTACTGCCTCTCGCGGGCGGGCTTTTTGTCGTTGAAACGGTATCAGTTATTTTACAGGTCTTTTCGATACGATATTTAGGTAAGCGAATATTTAAAATGGCACCGATTCATCATCATTTTGAGCTTCTTGGGTGGCCAGAATCAAAGATCACCGCACGCTTTGGCATTATTTCCTTAGTACTGTGCTTGCTAACGATCATTACGTTAAAGTTACGTTAA
- a CDS encoding pitrilysin family protein, which translates to MSHEKSTMESEVQPIHQHVIKKVLDNGLTLLIRASHEIPKVSFQIWYNVGSKDELTGEKGIAHLIEHMIFKGTDTLSESDINTLVHKLSGSCNAFTSYDYTGYLFNFPTHHWHEAFPIVADCMINCLFNDDMLNSEMKAVIQELKLYKDQYERSLMEEMIGMIFADHPYHFPIIGYKQDLWTVTGKDLLSFYKKHYKPNNATIVIVGDVDPDEVEELANRYFGSIAQDPFYTKKPNFFHRDISSKSLTIYREVAQPTLAYAFVVPGMIAKKDTALDIFEWILGNGKSSRLYKKLVNELQLVTSVSTGFWNLFDYGIFFILVEPKQIEDASKIEHIILTELDDLAKNGITHEEFERGYKKTKMSFYSLLEAIEDQAYAIGHTYLATGDENYVFTALEQPEGLLKQQIQDMVTSYFRPTIMHKGFILPLPESEKKEWAILQQESDREDENILAARTRSTEVESAVYAKTIEIQTPTHFSFPKPTITTLSNELKVLYHDNNMTPKINIILEFKARSHYDPQDKQGLYTFVTDMMTEGTVHYTGQELADAIESRGMSINVYPGGIAIKMLRDDFVFGLNLLKEILTNATFPEDEIEKVRDQLLVDIKQYWDEPRSFVGDLVRKALYKNHPYSKQSIGTTESITSITQQNLIDFYKKYISPSGARIAVVGDLKGYDIKNELEKALGDWQGPVVEELNYLQLSPVKSEEINYFINRDQVVLCFAQLSINRQHPDFDKYLLFDQIFGGGVLGSMSSRLFDLREQTGLFYTIRGSLISGADEQPGIFQVRTIVSLDRLAEAEKMIKQVIDTVADTITEEELAEAKCAVVNTLVDNFVSNSDIGSTFLYIDRFKFPVDYFDNRAEQLEKVTLDDMKEVIKNILSSDKIITVRAGRV; encoded by the coding sequence ATGTCACACGAAAAAAGTACCATGGAATCAGAGGTACAACCTATTCATCAACATGTCATAAAAAAAGTATTGGATAATGGACTTACTCTCTTAATTCGTGCATCACATGAAATACCAAAAGTATCTTTTCAAATCTGGTATAATGTCGGATCTAAAGATGAATTAACTGGTGAAAAAGGCATTGCACATCTGATTGAACATATGATTTTTAAAGGCACTGATACATTGTCAGAATCAGATATTAACACCTTGGTACATAAACTTTCTGGTAGTTGCAATGCATTCACTTCATATGATTATACGGGTTATCTTTTTAATTTCCCTACGCATCATTGGCATGAAGCATTTCCTATTGTTGCTGATTGTATGATTAACTGCCTCTTTAATGATGATATGCTTAATTCAGAAATGAAAGCAGTAATTCAAGAACTAAAATTATATAAAGATCAATACGAACGTTCTCTTATGGAAGAAATGATAGGAATGATTTTTGCAGATCATCCTTATCACTTTCCTATTATTGGCTACAAACAAGACCTATGGACCGTTACTGGTAAAGATTTGCTTTCATTTTACAAAAAACATTACAAACCCAATAATGCTACAATCGTTATTGTTGGCGATGTAGATCCTGATGAAGTTGAAGAATTAGCAAATCGTTACTTTGGTTCAATTGCACAAGATCCATTCTATACAAAAAAACCAAATTTTTTTCATCGCGATATCTCATCAAAATCATTAACTATCTATCGTGAAGTTGCCCAACCAACATTAGCATATGCATTTGTTGTACCAGGGATGATTGCAAAAAAAGATACTGCGCTTGATATTTTTGAGTGGATCCTGGGTAATGGAAAAAGTTCACGTTTATATAAAAAATTAGTTAATGAACTTCAATTGGTAACAAGCGTATCAACAGGATTTTGGAACTTATTTGACTATGGAATATTTTTCATTTTGGTAGAACCAAAACAAATCGAAGATGCTTCTAAAATTGAACACATTATTCTGACCGAATTAGATGATCTTGCAAAAAACGGCATTACTCATGAAGAATTTGAAAGAGGTTATAAAAAAACAAAAATGTCTTTTTACAGTCTTTTAGAAGCTATTGAAGATCAAGCATACGCAATTGGTCATACGTATTTAGCTACTGGTGATGAAAACTATGTATTTACTGCCTTGGAACAACCTGAAGGATTGCTTAAACAACAAATTCAAGATATGGTTACTTCATATTTTCGTCCTACAATCATGCATAAAGGATTTATACTACCGCTACCGGAATCTGAAAAAAAAGAATGGGCTATTCTACAACAAGAATCAGATCGTGAAGATGAAAATATTCTTGCAGCCCGTACACGCTCAACAGAAGTTGAATCTGCAGTATATGCAAAAACAATTGAAATTCAAACACCCACACATTTTAGCTTTCCTAAGCCCACAATAACCACGCTATCTAACGAATTAAAAGTGCTATATCACGATAATAATATGACCCCTAAAATTAATATTATTCTCGAGTTTAAAGCTCGCTCACATTATGACCCTCAAGATAAACAAGGATTATATACGTTTGTGACAGATATGATGACTGAGGGTACAGTTCATTACACTGGCCAGGAACTTGCTGATGCCATTGAGTCTCGCGGTATGTCAATTAATGTTTATCCTGGTGGTATTGCCATAAAAATGCTTCGTGATGATTTTGTTTTTGGACTTAATCTTTTAAAAGAAATTTTGACCAATGCAACATTCCCTGAAGACGAAATAGAAAAAGTACGCGATCAACTATTAGTCGATATAAAACAATATTGGGATGAACCACGATCTTTTGTAGGTGATTTAGTACGTAAAGCTCTTTATAAAAATCATCCCTACAGTAAGCAAAGTATTGGAACCACTGAATCTATTACATCAATTACGCAACAAAATTTAATAGATTTTTATAAAAAATATATTTCTCCTTCTGGCGCTCGAATAGCAGTTGTTGGTGATTTAAAAGGTTATGATATAAAAAATGAACTAGAAAAAGCTTTAGGTGATTGGCAAGGACCAGTTGTCGAGGAATTAAATTATCTTCAACTATCTCCCGTAAAATCTGAAGAAATAAATTATTTCATTAATCGCGATCAAGTTGTTTTGTGTTTTGCACAATTATCTATTAATCGTCAGCATCCTGATTTTGATAAATATTTATTATTTGATCAAATCTTTGGTGGAGGCGTTTTAGGATCGATGAGTTCACGCTTATTCGATTTACGCGAGCAAACAGGCCTGTTTTATACTATCCGTGGCTCATTAATATCAGGTGCTGATGAACAACCAGGAATATTTCAAGTACGTACTATTGTTTCATTAGATAGGCTTGCAGAGGCTGAAAAAATGATTAAACAAGTTATTGATACTGTTGCTGATACAATAACAGAAGAAGAACTTGCGGAAGCAAAATGTGCTGTTGTAAATACACTTGTTGATAACTTTGTATCTAATAGCGATATAGGAAGCACATTTTTATATATAGATCGTTTTAAATTTCCTGTTGATTATTTTGATAATCGAGCTGAGCAGTTAGAAAAAGTCACCCTGGATGATATGAAAGAAGTAATTAAAAATATTTTATCATCAGATAAAATTATTACGGTTCGAGCTGGTCGTGTATAA
- a CDS encoding AAA-like domain-containing protein, whose translation MRFFNTAGPINPQDHYYVPHRLNEAEIRQLINEKKYFILHAPRQSGKTTAIQMFVDQLNTEGVYQALYINVEPAQVARGNVDKGMEIILGQLRSRAKIICNSTDPIFAIIEKTLEKTSGNSFKDILQAWSTELTQPIILFIDEIDSLVGDTLISVLRQLRAGYTDRPKNFPQSICLFGVRDVRDYRIWSESEHTMVLGGSAFNIKAESLTLPDFSLAQVRDLYGQHTDDTQQQFTDEAIEYAYYLTQGQPWLVNALAYQSCFRDVIDRSQPITKDVIERAKETLIKRCDTHIDVLIDRLQEPRVRNIMDAIIGTQSDLTTFPSDDVQYIRDLGLIKLHSFDIANPIYQEIIPRALAQVTQERIRESVSFYQNLDGSLNMHKLLEKFTQFYRENSATWLADFQYKESGPHLLLMAFLQRVINGGGTIHREYALDRKRVDLLLQWHTQRIVIEIKVKRSSATLADGLQQTAEYMDIANATEGYLVIFDRDREKSWDKKIFTQEHVIGEQKITVFGM comes from the coding sequence ATGCGTTTTTTCAATACCGCAGGACCCATTAATCCACAAGATCATTATTATGTTCCTCATCGATTAAATGAAGCTGAAATACGACAACTTATTAACGAAAAAAAATATTTTATTTTACACGCACCGCGTCAAAGCGGCAAAACAACCGCTATTCAAATGTTTGTTGATCAATTAAATACTGAAGGTGTGTATCAAGCACTTTATATAAATGTTGAGCCAGCTCAAGTTGCACGAGGTAATGTAGACAAAGGAATGGAAATTATTTTAGGGCAGCTGCGGAGCCGCGCAAAAATAATTTGTAACTCAACCGATCCTATTTTTGCAATAATAGAAAAAACACTGGAAAAAACTTCTGGAAATAGCTTTAAAGATATTCTTCAAGCATGGAGCACGGAACTTACTCAACCAATAATTCTTTTTATTGATGAAATTGATTCTCTTGTTGGAGATACACTGATTTCTGTTCTTCGTCAACTCAGAGCAGGTTATACAGATCGTCCAAAAAATTTTCCTCAATCAATATGTCTATTTGGCGTTCGTGATGTTCGTGATTATCGCATCTGGTCAGAATCGGAGCATACTATGGTGCTTGGTGGTAGTGCATTTAATATAAAAGCTGAAAGCCTTACATTACCTGATTTCTCGTTGGCACAAGTACGTGATTTATATGGACAACATACAGATGACACACAACAGCAATTTACTGACGAAGCAATTGAATATGCCTATTATTTAACGCAAGGGCAACCATGGCTAGTTAATGCACTTGCATATCAATCATGTTTTAGAGATGTTATTGATCGTAGTCAGCCAATCACAAAAGATGTAATTGAGCGAGCAAAAGAAACGCTTATCAAGCGATGTGATACACATATTGATGTATTGATTGATCGTTTACAAGAACCACGAGTACGCAATATTATGGATGCTATTATTGGTACTCAGAGTGATTTAACAACATTCCCATCAGATGATGTGCAGTATATCAGAGATTTAGGGCTCATAAAGCTTCATAGTTTTGATATTGCTAATCCTATATACCAAGAAATTATTCCACGAGCACTTGCACAAGTTACCCAAGAACGAATTAGAGAATCAGTTTCATTTTATCAAAACCTCGATGGCTCATTGAATATGCATAAGCTTTTAGAAAAATTTACACAATTTTATCGTGAAAATTCAGCAACATGGCTTGCCGACTTTCAGTATAAAGAATCAGGTCCTCATTTATTGTTAATGGCTTTTTTACAACGAGTTATTAATGGTGGCGGTACAATTCATCGTGAATATGCACTTGACCGCAAGCGGGTTGATTTACTGTTGCAGTGGCATACTCAACGAATTGTCATTGAGATCAAAGTTAAGCGCAGTAGTGCCACACTAGCCGATGGGTTACAGCAAACAGCTGAATATATGGATATTGCTAATGCAACTGAAGGTTATTTAGTTATTTTTGATCGCGATAGAGAAAAAAGTTGGGATAAAAAAATATTTACCCAAGAGCATGTTATTGGCGAACAAAAAATAACTGTTTTTGGTATGTAA
- the metG gene encoding methionine--tRNA ligase, whose amino-acid sequence MKQKKSFYVTTPIYYVTAKPHLGSLYTTLLADTIARWNKLQGNDVCFLTGTDEHGQKIAQAAELAGKSPKDFVDSFIGDYRKAWQLYDIDYDIFMRTTDAYHIQGAQKFITTLIDRGYIYKSVYKGWYCTPCETFVAEITDENISAKGPQCASCCRDTHIVSEETYFFKLSSFSDKLLEFYKNNPGFIVPKERAHEVVSFVTSGLKDLSISRTTVKWGVPFPHDPLHTVYVWVEALSNYITGVGFGQSDKIDEFNKRWPADLHIVGKDIVRFHAVYWPALLMAADLPLPKKLLVHGWIKVDKQKMSKSLGNVIDPIELQKKYGAEVIRYYLLRQIPVNQDGDFSMQDVENRIEDDLANDLGNLLNRMVALAEKYNCMDIKPSVVWSQAALDLRDESYNTIEDFCAHMDDYMFHHALARLWKFIHAINSYFHGQEPWKVAKVDKNMFMEILSVTCHSLHIVALLLWPVMPKKMEELLSSLGVMFTLKNNALESLKLNSWNKHFMVKKISTLFEKPAREAAEEQQAVQQHAQESTTELPKSDYITIDDAVKVELVTGTIEACVEVAGSDKLLQMTVNLGAQGKRTVLAGLKKFYTPAEMIGKRGLFIANLKPRKMAGIESHGMMLVAEDENGKPQLVTFSNNVANGIRLR is encoded by the coding sequence ATGAAACAGAAAAAAAGTTTTTATGTGACAACCCCTATTTATTATGTTACAGCTAAGCCTCACCTAGGATCATTATATACAACATTGCTTGCTGATACTATTGCGCGATGGAATAAGCTGCAAGGTAACGATGTCTGTTTTTTAACAGGTACCGATGAACATGGGCAAAAAATAGCCCAAGCAGCTGAGTTAGCGGGAAAAAGTCCCAAAGATTTTGTTGATAGTTTTATTGGTGATTATAGAAAAGCTTGGCAGCTATACGATATTGACTACGATATATTCATGCGTACTACTGATGCATATCATATACAAGGTGCTCAAAAATTTATTACAACATTAATAGATCGTGGCTATATTTATAAATCAGTTTATAAAGGTTGGTATTGTACACCGTGCGAAACATTTGTTGCAGAAATTACCGATGAAAATATATCCGCTAAAGGTCCTCAATGTGCTTCATGTTGCAGAGATACGCATATCGTTTCAGAAGAAACTTATTTCTTTAAATTATCCTCATTTTCTGACAAACTACTTGAATTCTATAAAAATAATCCTGGTTTTATTGTACCCAAGGAACGAGCTCACGAAGTAGTAAGTTTTGTTACTTCAGGATTAAAAGATTTGAGCATATCTCGCACCACGGTTAAATGGGGTGTACCGTTTCCACATGATCCATTACATACCGTTTATGTTTGGGTGGAAGCATTATCAAATTACATAACAGGTGTTGGTTTTGGTCAATCTGATAAAATAGATGAATTTAATAAACGTTGGCCTGCAGATTTGCATATTGTAGGCAAAGACATTGTACGTTTTCATGCAGTGTACTGGCCAGCCTTATTGATGGCGGCAGACTTACCATTACCTAAAAAATTACTTGTTCATGGTTGGATTAAGGTTGATAAACAAAAAATGTCAAAATCATTAGGAAATGTTATTGATCCAATCGAATTACAAAAAAAATATGGTGCTGAAGTCATTCGTTATTATCTATTGCGACAAATTCCTGTCAATCAAGATGGTGATTTTTCTATGCAAGATGTTGAAAATCGCATAGAAGACGATCTTGCTAATGATTTAGGCAATCTCTTAAATCGCATGGTTGCATTAGCAGAAAAATATAATTGTATGGATATTAAACCTTCAGTAGTTTGGTCGCAAGCAGCATTAGATTTACGTGATGAAAGCTACAATACCATAGAAGATTTTTGTGCGCATATGGATGATTATATGTTTCATCACGCGCTTGCACGTTTGTGGAAGTTTATTCATGCAATAAACAGTTATTTTCATGGGCAAGAGCCATGGAAAGTTGCTAAAGTTGATAAAAATATGTTCATGGAGATTCTTTCGGTAACCTGTCACAGTTTGCACATAGTAGCATTATTATTGTGGCCAGTAATGCCAAAAAAAATGGAAGAATTATTATCGAGCCTTGGTGTAATGTTTACGTTGAAAAATAATGCATTGGAAAGTTTAAAACTAAATAGTTGGAATAAGCATTTTATGGTAAAGAAAATTTCTACATTATTCGAAAAACCAGCGCGAGAAGCTGCAGAAGAACAACAAGCTGTACAACAACATGCACAGGAATCAACGACAGAACTACCAAAATCCGATTATATTACTATTGATGATGCCGTTAAAGTTGAACTGGTAACCGGTACAATTGAAGCATGTGTAGAAGTTGCTGGTTCAGATAAATTATTACAGATGACTGTTAATCTTGGCGCTCAGGGAAAACGCACTGTTTTAGCTGGACTTAAAAAGTTTTACACACCGGCTGAGATGATTGGAAAACGAGGACTATTTATTGCTAACTTAAAACCACGTAAAATGGCAGGAATAGAATCTCATGGCATGATGCTCGTTGCAGAAGATGAAAACGGTAAACCGCAATTGGTTACATTTTCTAATAATGTTGCTAATGGCATTCGTCTGCGTTGA
- a CDS encoding F-box protein produces the protein MKHIFLILILFFSSSITAMDQSVPELLPKDIWTIIFAYLDFKTKHSLMRTCTSFNKEYKQKILNKNYVSKDLGLTFNEFINGLFYFKNKNNSLSYLCRNSLPIHKNELLIYFKEKQYKGVDTVASDLFLSQCKKMLDQDSSAGVKFYLPYHVVISCINSLKKLIVNKNSDDESINAVASFLEKSNESQKKMLKEICTFFEVECITTSMIAIMSQLQAESITDIEDCLSDALKQGCFPAIVLFMSYMGEYKSIKSETKANRLYWARNHQERLLLARTECDFFNKNPLGSAIINKELDLVKSLISIIVQSGQTRCLSERNEYMKTPLVMALEFDSDDILKELIAAGAYLLLGEHTVQKQSFFTQANIQRLIACGYDINGLVVCDKKSSNFLHQAITQDNQGLATWLLKNGAKIDILSINEAIAKNQIDVIKLMLAQDKSCFNVDHLCRVVRGQNIEITKMLLATGIDINEKNHENHNPIYCCPSHNVKNKNILEILFNAGANIYDIIYFMEKVVIQCIDEKSIINSLNYNKETNKGCYQSNYLLHCAVEESKYELVKTLILYGADVKRELDNACDKPKILKILFDAGANVLDVYFWNQKKIVENIGEECTIKSLENNEEINKTKEEYITKLNDLLAIAIEQKKLKLIKKLLSYGASANENLNDACDKPEILKILFNAGANILDVYSWNQKKIVENTDESTIVSSLKQNYEVNKNKKEALNELFLLSINLKKQIVAQASVVSGANINACLYQLGILCSLEDQKKSLFAYARKNGINTILKKDSLFFNRRIASIKNNKPVSIKKLNNINSTTYDGSLLDFKREIWIINLLRMDGFVSKIDNNKKYRLSRSKKFIGVDNKIDQIQKAIKNNIQANKEHEWYYQSFANKNINNDIHYAYSRNITKQRMLLLNRE, from the coding sequence ATGAAACATATATTTTTGATTTTGATTTTATTCTTTTCCAGCTCCATAACAGCAATGGATCAAAGTGTACCTGAACTTTTACCTAAAGATATCTGGACAATTATCTTTGCATATCTAGATTTTAAAACAAAGCATTCCTTAATGAGAACATGCACATCTTTTAATAAAGAATATAAACAAAAAATTTTAAATAAAAATTATGTAAGTAAAGATCTTGGACTTACATTTAATGAATTTATTAATGGTTTATTTTATTTTAAAAATAAGAATAATAGTCTTTCTTATTTATGTCGTAATTCATTGCCTATACATAAAAATGAACTTTTAATTTATTTTAAGGAAAAACAATATAAAGGTGTTGATACAGTTGCAAGTGATTTATTTTTATCCCAATGTAAAAAAATGCTTGATCAAGATAGCAGTGCCGGGGTGAAATTTTATCTTCCTTATCATGTGGTTATTTCATGTATTAATTCGCTAAAAAAGTTGATAGTTAATAAAAACAGTGATGATGAATCAATCAATGCGGTTGCATCATTTCTTGAAAAAAGCAATGAATCTCAAAAAAAAATGTTAAAAGAAATATGTACTTTTTTTGAGGTAGAATGTATCACCACCAGTATGATAGCGATTATGAGTCAATTACAAGCGGAATCAATAACAGATATAGAAGATTGTCTCTCTGATGCTCTTAAGCAAGGTTGTTTCCCCGCTATTGTTTTATTTATGAGTTATATGGGAGAATATAAATCTATTAAATCAGAAACAAAGGCAAATCGCCTTTATTGGGCACGCAATCATCAGGAGAGGTTATTATTAGCTCGAACAGAATGTGATTTTTTTAATAAAAATCCTCTTGGTTCTGCTATTATAAATAAAGAATTAGATTTGGTTAAATCACTGATTTCAATTATTGTTCAATCTGGACAAACTAGATGTCTAAGTGAACGTAATGAATATATGAAAACTCCATTAGTTATGGCGCTCGAGTTCGATTCAGATGACATCCTTAAAGAACTTATTGCAGCAGGGGCATACTTGCTATTAGGTGAACATACTGTACAAAAACAAAGTTTTTTTACTCAAGCAAATATACAAAGACTTATTGCATGTGGTTACGATATAAATGGATTAGTCGTTTGTGATAAAAAATCATCAAATTTTTTACATCAGGCAATTACGCAGGATAATCAAGGATTGGCTACATGGCTATTAAAAAATGGTGCTAAAATTGATATTTTGTCTATTAATGAAGCAATAGCAAAAAATCAGATTGATGTAATTAAATTAATGTTAGCACAAGATAAAAGTTGTTTTAATGTTGATCATTTATGTCGTGTAGTACGTGGTCAAAATATAGAAATAACAAAGATGTTGCTTGCAACTGGTATAGATATAAACGAGAAAAATCATGAGAATCATAATCCTATTTATTGTTGTCCATCTCATAATGTTAAAAACAAAAATATATTAGAAATATTATTTAATGCTGGTGCAAATATTTATGATATTATCTATTTTATGGAAAAAGTCGTTATACAATGTATTGATGAAAAATCTATAATAAATTCACTTAATTATAATAAAGAAACTAATAAAGGTTGCTATCAAAGTAATTACTTATTGCATTGTGCTGTGGAAGAAAGTAAATATGAACTGGTAAAAACACTTATTTTATATGGTGCTGATGTTAAGAGAGAGCTTGATAATGCATGCGATAAACCTAAAATTTTAAAAATTTTATTCGATGCAGGTGCAAATGTTTTAGATGTTTATTTTTGGAATCAAAAAAAAATCGTTGAAAATATTGGTGAAGAATGTACCATAAAATCTCTTGAAAATAATGAAGAAATTAATAAAACAAAAGAAGAATACATTACTAAATTAAATGATTTACTTGCTATAGCTATAGAACAGAAAAAATTAAAACTAATAAAAAAGTTACTATCATATGGCGCTAGTGCTAATGAAAATCTTAATGATGCATGCGACAAGCCTGAAATTTTAAAAATTTTATTCAATGCAGGTGCAAATATTTTAGATGTTTATTCTTGGAATCAAAAAAAAATCGTTGAAAATACAGATGAATCAACTATAGTATCTTCGCTTAAACAAAATTATGAAGTTAATAAAAATAAAAAAGAAGCACTTAACGAATTGTTTTTACTATCAATTAACTTAAAAAAACAAATAGTAGCGCAAGCCTCAGTGGTTAGTGGAGCTAATATTAATGCTTGCCTTTATCAATTGGGTATTTTGTGTTCTTTAGAAGACCAAAAGAAATCGCTTTTTGCGTATGCACGGAAAAATGGTATTAATACAATTTTAAAAAAGGATAGTCTATTTTTTAATAGACGTATAGCTTCTATAAAAAATAACAAACCTGTTTCTATCAAAAAACTTAATAACATTAATAGCACGACTTATGATGGTTCTTTACTCGATTTCAAACGAGAAATATGGATAATTAATCTTTTAAGAATGGACGGATTTGTGTCGAAAATAGATAATAATAAAAAATATAGATTATCTCGTTCAAAAAAATTTATTGGTGTTGATAACAAAATTGATCAAATCCAAAAAGCGATAAAAAATAATATACAAGCTAATAAAGAGCATGAGTGGTATTATCAATCATTTGCTAATAAAAATATTAACAATGATATTCATTATGCTTATTCGAGAAATATTACTAAACAAAGAATGCTGCTATTAAATCGAGAATAG